The proteins below come from a single Alligator mississippiensis isolate rAllMis1 chromosome 2, rAllMis1, whole genome shotgun sequence genomic window:
- the LOC102574675 gene encoding interleukin-8, with translation MNCKIVLAVFLISVALNEGMALAQIGNELRCQCINTHSKFIPRKWIQDVKLIQSGPHCQNVEVIATLTDGREVCLEPTAPWVMRLVQDILNKA, from the exons ATGAACTGCAAGATTGTCTTGGCTGTCTTCCTGATCTCAGTAGCTTTGAATGAAG GCATGGCCTTAGCACAGATTGGGAACGAGCTCCGATGCCAGTGCATAAACACTCATTCCAAGTTCATCCCCCGCAAATGGATTCAGGATGTGAAGCTGATCCAAAGTGGGCCTCACTGCCAGAATGTTGAAGTCAT TGCTACTCTTACAGATGGCAGAGAAGTGTGTTTGGAACCCACTGCTCCCTGGGTGATGCGCCTTGTCCAGGATATTTTGAACAA GGCTTAA